A part of Numenius arquata chromosome 2, bNumArq3.hap1.1, whole genome shotgun sequence genomic DNA contains:
- the WNT16 gene encoding protein Wnt-16 — protein sequence MGRGPPLGPWLLRAALLLALCPAAAGGTWMWLGIAAAGGPERPGCASPPLSRRQQDLCKQKPELVPAIREGARLGLQECRSQFRHERWDCRPPPAARRGPPASLAAAAAFGHQLSSGTKETAFIYAVTSAGLVHSVTRSCSAGNMTECSCDTSLRHGGSASEGWHWGGCSDDIHYGMSFSRKFLDVPIKNLTGKSGSGLAAMNRHNNEAGRQAVAKLMSVDCRCHGVSGSCAVKTCWKTMSSFEKIGRFLKDKYENSIQISDRLKKKLRRKEKSQRKIPIGKEDLLYVNKSPNYCVEDQKLGIPGTQGRECNRTSEGPDGCNLLCCGRGYNTHVVRHVERCECKFVWCCYVRCRRCETMTDVHTCK from the exons ATGGGGCGCGGGCCCCCCCTCGGACCGTGGCTACTGCGGGCAGCGCTGCTGCTCGCcctctgccccgccgccgccggcggcacCTGGAT GTGGCTGGGcatcgccgccgccggcgggccgGAGAGGCCGGGCTGCGCCAGCCCGCCGCTGAGCCGCCGGCAGCAGGACCTCTGCAAGCAGAAGCCGGAGCTGGTGCCGGCCATCCGGGAGGGAGCGCGGCTGGGACTCCAGGAGTGCCGCAGCCAGTTCCGACACGAGCGCTGGGACTGCCGCccaccgcccgccgcccgccgcggacCCCCCGCctccctcgccgccgccgccgccttcggGCACCAGCTCAGCAGCG GCACGAAGGAGACGGCGTTCATATACGCCGTGACGTCAGCGGGCCTCGTGCATTCGGTGACGCGATCGTGCAGCGCGGGAAACATGACGGAGTGCTCCTGCGACACGAGCCTGCGGCACGGCGGCTCGGCCAGCGAGGGCTGGCACTGGGGCGGCTGCTCCGACGATATCCACTACGGAATGTCGTTCAGCAGAAAGTTCCTGGACGTGCCCATTAAGAACCTAACGGGCAAGAGCGGGAGCGGTCTGGCGGCCATGAACCGGCACAACAACGAGGCTGGGAGGCAG GCTGTAGCAAAGCTGATGTCAGTGGATTGCCGTTGTCATGGTGTTTCTGGGTCCTGCGCTGTGAAAACTTGTTGGAAAACAATGTCCTCCTTTGAAAAGATTGGCCGTTTTTTAAAGGATAAGTACGAAAACAGCATACAAATAtcagacagactgaaaaaaaagctacgcaggaaagagaaaagccagCGAAAAATACCCATCGGGAAAGAAGACCTGCTGTATGTCAACAAATCGCCCAATTACTGTGTCGAAGACCAAAAATTGGGgatccctgggacacagggaagggaGTGTAACCGCACCTCGGAGGGCCCCGACGGCTGcaacctgctctgctgtgggcGCGGGTACAACACCCACGTCGTCAGGCACGTGGAACGGTGCGAGTGCAAGTTCGTCTGGTGCTGCTACGTGCGCTGCCGGAGGTGCGAGACCATGACCGACGTACACACCTGCAAATAA